The Triticum aestivum cultivar Chinese Spring chromosome 5A, IWGSC CS RefSeq v2.1, whole genome shotgun sequence genomic sequence AAGCCCATAGCATGTGACGCGCTGAAAAAAACCATAACCTGCCATGGGCCTCGGACAATGCTCCTGAGCCAACAACATGAATCTGTGACTAGAGTTTGATCCAACGACTGTGCtcgtgaatgagaccaaattatatctcaacTAGCTAAGTTTTAGCAATCTCTCAAAACATGGAAAATGCCAACCAGGAAACATCATAAATCTCGTGGCGCACGCGTATGTCACGCTTACCGTCCGACGCCATGCACGGAATGTTGGCGTAAGAAAGTGGTGACACACCAGCTCTGAAACTCGTGCACTAGAACACAAAATGACGTGAACTCTATCCTATTCAAACACACCCGCCCACCATATTGGCTAGCGCCTCAAGCTTCCGCCCGGGAGACCTGGGATCTCTCCTCCTTTTTTGTACTAGGTGGCAAAAACTGGAAGTTTTTTAGGTACATGGCAAAGTTTCAAATAATGTACATGCCAAATTTACAATTTTTTGAACTTGTCACATGGAAAACTTAATTTTTTTTGTACACATGTCAAATTTTAGAAAAGCTTTCTCCTGATCCCATTGTAAATTCATAATTTTTTGTCTTTAAAGGCATGACAATTTTTGGTCTTTTTGTAATGCTCCCATGAAAAGCTTTTGGAAATCTTATCACTTATTGGTGGCAATTTTGGAAATGTTTTTATACTTTCTCACGTAGCAATTTTATTATTACGGGAATGGcaactttattttttttattttttagaaatggaggCATACCccgcctctgcatcataatgatgcatgctgCCATCTTATTAAAAAATCTATAAAGTATCACAAAGTCATAAAAATATTACAGCTCGCAAGCGGAGCAAAgcaaaagaataaaaaggaaaatacaTGTTGACAATCACAACCGGTACGGCAATATGAAGGATAAGCTttctagactcctatcctgttatgcgaccgccatccgaaccggttgaatataccCCGTGCTAACATCTCCAACTTTATTATTAAGAGCAGGAAAATTTTAtttttaataacatgaaaattttgTTATTAAGAGCATGTCAATTTTAATTTTAGCGACATGGCAAAAAAATCATGGCAATTTTCCTCTGTGTGGAAAATAAAAATATAAAGCATGGCAAATTCCTTGAACGTATTTTTTAAATTAATATGCAAATTTGCCAAGTATGATCTTCGCTGTCTGCATTTCGGACCACGGTATTGTTTTTGTTGGTTTCTTATTTTTGAGATTTACTATGGCCTATTTGCCATATAGGTATTTTTTTGGTAGGCTACCAATGCAATTCTAGTCTGTGTTTTGTTGTATATTTTGGCAATTTTTTAGCATGTGCTTTTTATAAACagttttacagagggagtattaaagaAGATACCAGTCATTTCCAATTTGTGAACTTTGGCAAACACAAGACAGTTTCCTATGTTAATTCGTTGCAATCTTAGTTGCAACTGTCATGTTAAACATCACCACCTTGCTAAAACGCACAAAAGTAACATTGGGTGAACGTCTAGGTTCGAAGTGCTATGCACAACCGAATTCACAGCTAATTACCATCAACTCTGCTTTGAGCTCGCCTCTGGAGATCGACCGTGAGCTCGTCACCAGCTCCAGTCCATCGATCAATAGTAGAGCAGATGGGCGTAGGGGGACAGGCAATGCTGGTCCTGCCACGGGCTGCGGAGCTGCGTCAGGAACGGGTCCTGGAGCCAGTCGAAGACTCCATGGTTGGTCGCCGCCGGGAGCTGCAGGCTGGGTAGGTCCACCACACCCTGGCTCGCCGCCGGTAGCTGCAGACTGCACATGTTCGACATCCCATGGTTCGCCGCCGGGAGCTCGAAGCCACAGGGTGGGTTCACGGCCGGGAGCTGCAGACTGAAGGGCGCGTTCGCCGCGTGCGGAAGCCACGACGTCGACTCCACGGCCACCGTGGCCAGGTCTGCTTCCTTCTTGGCTACCATGGGCGCGTCGTGGCTGCTGCTGTTGCCAGACAGCGccaccgacgaggaggaggaggagggcatcAGGAAGTTGTCCCGGGCGTCGTCGGATGACGACAGGTAGAAATCGCCGGCTGCCGGGACCGGGCACGCTCTGGCCGCGCCACCGTTGCCGCGGGGCCTCTGCTTCATCTCCTCCATCTCAAAGGCTCTCTGCTCTAGCTCCTTGAGCGGCGTGGCCTTCCGGTACACCTTGCACAGCACCGTGTCCTCACTGGGCGGCGCCGCGCCGGTGTCAGGGAGGCGGTACTCGTTCATGACCCAGTCCGTCTTGGAGCCCCGGGGAGCGCGGCCCTGGTAGAAGACGAGCGTCTTCTTGAGCCCGATGACCCGCTTGGGGTCACCCGTGCTCCGGACGGCCCTGTCGGAGCCCGTCGCCTTCCAGAAACCCCGCTCCGTCGTCCGGTTCGGCCGCCCGCCGCTCCCCGCCTTCCGGTCACGCGGCACGAAGAAGTACCACTCCCTCTCCCCGATCTTTGCCATCCCTGCACATCCACACACACATCTCTGTCATCTCGCTGCTCATACAGGAGTACATCGATCGGTCGATCACTGTGACAATGTTTCTTGTGATGTGTACGTACCGGGAAGATCCCAGGGATCGTGGCGGTAAATGTTGAGGGTCCCGATGATGTCGAAGTGGAGCTTCTTGCCGAGGGCGACGCGGGAGAGGTAGAATCCCAGGAGCTCCTCCTCCGTGGGGTGGAAGCGGAAGCCGGGGAGGTCCTGATCGACCTCCATGGTCGACGCAGCCACTGCCATTGCCATTGCTCGCTGCTGCTCTGCTCGATCTACTTACAGCTTACTGGCTAGTGGCTTGTACTCGTCTTGCTAGTTGCTAAGTGGCTGGATGATgaaggcggcggtggtggccgGCGTCGGAGTGGTTTATATAGAGCCTGAAAGTGATGCCAACCTACGCGTTTTCCTGCAGAAAAGGGGTCGCAGTTTCTTGGCATTGGAGAAAGCGACCGGTGCTCTAGCTCGGTACGCAAGATCGAATGGATTTGTGCCGGCTTTACTCACCACTAAATTAATCACTGCCTTGCTTAATTTAGATTTGGTGTTTGCAGACTCATGAAGTCACACAGATTGACTCCTTTCCTCATCCTTTTCCACATTCAGATTTCAGAGTCTCTTCTTGCCCATATACTGTATTTATCTTGTGCCACTCTCCATTTTGAAAACCTAAAGGCTAGGACTTTTagccaaaataaataaaatactcGTAGGATAGCTTCTCGAAAGATTGCTACTACTCTCCATTTTTTAAAGCATTACATTGGTAGTGATTACTTCAGTGCACTTTCCGTGTTTATCTTGCATCTGCAGATATACTATTCAACAGCTTGATGCTAGTATATTGCGACAACATAATGTTAGGGTGTGTTTGGTGGTCTACAACCCCCCTAAACATGCGCAGTGGATGAAAGATAATCATATCTTGTTGTCCACACGAGGCACTGGTCCACACGTGCACGAAACTTAAACCACCCTAGAGCCTTGCTCGGTTTTAACCGGTCGAATCTGCCGTTTCCGCAGACCCAGGCTACGGCAAGCAcaacgggagggggggggggggggggggtgcacttATGCAGATGGCACGACACGAAAATCTAGATGCATGGGATGACATGAAATCAGTCTCACCCCCTTTTATTCTACTGGCTAGCTCTCATAGAATAAGCCAGACAAAGAAGAAGATGTTGGAAGGGGTGACACCATCACGTCGCCTTCACAACAGTACCACATAGTCGTCTTGCCAATGGTTACCGAGCGCGCCATAGCAATACCTAGCAGCCATCTCCGCTAGATGCATCCTGAAGATGCCGGTGCGGGAGAGAAGGTATGTGCCTCTCATCACCTCCACACGACACCAACCCAACACCAGATCCGGTATGCCTTGTCACTACCGCGTAACACCTGTGCGCGATGCCCACCAATGCCGACACATGGAAACATCTGGGACTGGCCAGACACCGAGGCCGATCCATGCCTGCCGTTCTCCGGCGCCGCCATGGCCAGGTGTCCCTCGCCGTCCACAAGACCACCTGAGCCCAGATTCAGGCTCAAGGCTTCCTGTAAAAGCTCCATGCACCTCCAAGGGAGCAACCTCCGCACCTGCCGTTAGCATCCAGACACGTGTCGCCTAAGACACCTGCAAGTTGCGTCTGGTGACCCAAATGGATGCACACCATGCCACCATGGAGCAACCTCTATGTCACCGCCGATGAAAGCCACAGATGCGCCGCCAAGACCCCGACACAGGTGATCCTTGCCGCACTACCGGGTTCCAAGTCGTCGCTGTTGCAACTCTGAAGGAACCCATTGATCCACCACGCTACCGTAAGGAGCTACCCCGGAGGAGGAACCTTACATGAACACAACGACCTCCCCTCCGCCCCCTCCTTGGCAGCCGTGTGGCTTAGCCCACAGCAGCCTCAGGTGGCAAAGAGAAGGTAGCGAGAAGAGGTGGGACTCGAGATCTGAGATGGGAAGAGGAAATCAGCGGCAAATCAAGGGAAGGGTGCTTCTAGGGATTGTCATGCGTGGATCATTTCTAACTTTTCTCGGGTTGTTGGAACATATGAATGAAAAGAAAATGGCAAAATCTTCAAGGATAGAAATCATTGAGTGAGTTCCTAGAAATTCAACTGGAGCAAGATCTTCTCAAATGCATAACTAAAGCAAGGGTAGAGTGCCTTGATCAATGGATTGCATCCTTGGGCTGATTTAGAGCATCTAGAACCGGGCTAGGCAAATCCggtccctcaaacgcccgcggacgcgtccGGCATGCCCGCGGGTGCATTCGGACGAGCCCTCATATTTCCTTCCGTGTATCCACATATCTCAAATCGGACTCTCAAATCCATGCAAATACACGCACGTCGATCATGCACCACAATGTCACACGTAAATAACAAATGTTGGTATCAAGCATACATAGTGTTTACATAGAATTTATTTGAAGTGCCAAACTCAAGCATTGCTTCCTTGGTTGCCATTGTGGATCCAATGAAtcgaagaactcatcttgaatcatttggtcaAGCTCCGTCGGTCCATACTCCTCGTCCGACGAAGCATTGGAATCCATCATTTACTAACAAAATCACAATAATTCCGGCCGGTCAATGTGCCGAACACATCAAGCGCAAGGCGGAGCCAGAGAGTTGTCGGGCGTACCACGATGGCGTTCGGGCTGACGACAATGTCCCCCGTGGCGAGGATGGGAGCACTCTTCTGGAGCTGGCGGCGGAGAGCCCGGGAACGGTTGtggagcgggcgcggcggcggagctgcGAGCCGGGCGGCGTGGAGGAGAAAGACAGAGGACAGAGCAAATGGATCCGGCAGCTCAGGGGGGAGggggatttggtgcaatttggggtggggtggggttgtCGGGTCCGACATGGCGTGCGtgcgccccatatccgccccatatgtaggctggatatggggggtgccggtcagcccgggcgtttgagaggCCCGTCTAggtcaaaaaatcatgaccggGCAGTGACCCGGCGGCCTGCCCGGGCATTTGAGACGGGTTTGAGGGGTCCGGTTGTAACTACTCTTACTTCCTTTGCTTTTCCCATGTTAGATAAAATGACAGTTAGATACTACGttagtgatctaaaacgtcttacATTAGTCTACAGAAGTAGCATTTTCTTAGctttattttctttctgtttttgtttGTAATAAACATTTGTTTTATTAACGGAAATTCACCGTAGAATGATTGCTCTAGAGTGTCTGCATAAAAAAAGCTAGAGCAGCCGCCATAGGTCAAGGTCGATTCAATTACTTCTTTACGTGCAGTATACATCTGATCAATAGTCTAAACACACAACGATAAAAGGCGTTCTTCAACTAATTTTCTATTGTGTGCACCACTCAATACAGAGTCGGAGGGTTTAGAGGGTTCACACATTCTTTTCGGAAAATTCCCAAGAGGATGAAAAGGAAGGCCTTTTAAACTTTGATGTAAAAACTAAATAAATAGTATGCTTTTCTCATTAGGTGCGCACAATCTTACTTTAAGCTAGCACAGCCGTCAACTAACACCGAATGCGATTATTTTTTTCAATTACAGCGAAGTATGGTTTAATGAGGCAGGTCCACATCGTTCATCGTATGGAAACACATGACTCGGCTGCCTGTCCACGTCAACTGAAAATTGGATCTGGCAGTATAAACTAGCAGGTTGGATCGGCCGCGATGGCGACCATTTCCAAATTTAAAACAGTCTTACTAAGTCTCGGTCGATGTTACATCCGTGAGATTTTTCCGTTGAGGTTCATgcaaaaaaaatatatttttttcttttttacatgTTATGTCATTTGACTGAGCCCTATTTAAAGGCCACATTCAATTTAAAAGATGCTAGGGTCAGGGTCCATGTTGCTCGCAATTATATTTCTTCTTTCTCCTCGGCTCGAAGGTGGCCACATATCCACATGTATTCAAATTCTGGGCGTAACCTTGTATTTTTTTTTTGACTAACCTAGTGTAGGAGATTGTCCGTTGATCAGGCAAGGCAACCCTATACCATGCAATGAGTCCAGACCAAGGAGGATGGCGAAAAGTATCTCGGCGATTTCCGATCTCCGGTGACCCTATACCATGCAGTGCAGATTGCCAGAAAAGCTTAGGTCATGACTCATGACTCTATGAATGTTAGCTAGGATAGGTTTGTGTGGCTCCCATTGTCCTTTTGGTCATCTTGACCGACTTTGGTCGTCTTGACAACTAGTGTGAGGAACCCAAGCCAAGCTAGTACGTGCTCGGTTGAAGCTTGCCGGGCCGAAAATGTGAACGCTTGACCTGGAGACTAGAgattcgtcgtcgtcgttgtctcATGCATGCGATGCAAGATGCAAGATGGATCACTTGCGTCGACTAGCTTAATAATCAACGGCGCGCGAAGAAACGTGTAGTGCTCAGTATACTAGTTAGGCAAATGCCCTAGAATCCATGCCGCCGTGACTCGTTCTTCTGGGTGCGTCGAGCTCATGCATCGGTTCGGCAGCGAGTACTGTGGACCGGAACGTAGAGAGCAGACCGCCGGGATACCACAGAATGCCACAGCCATGTTGACCGCCTCACAACGAGCCACTGTGCGGGTAGTATTTTCTGCGGTTTGGCCAAGTAACTGCGGTCCTCgcttttttttaaaaagaaaaaaacggAGAAGGACCTCTCGCCTCTGCATctgaatgatgcatgcagccattttattaattattcacacaaaaccttataaagtcatacaacagtaagactaaaatCACCGTCGAGGCAACATCCATCACTATTCCTATCCAGTTGttgtagggatgctgatagtctgggcctaatatcaAACAGACCTCGCAACCGAACTTaatatctaagacctgaggtcccaaccaggacgcttgccgggtatggggcacccaccagtccggcgcgctcctcaactaggacgcctgccgggtatgaggccgccacaaccacctgacaccaatccatcttcagtgttgtactgctgcatctaccttgtccggtatagctgccgtcgacgccaccaagacgccagacaacgccaccatcttGCGCTCGTTCATCTTCACAtgcccaccggcgagaccccgctgctccatgccgctgagacccgccgttgtcgacgTGCCAGATGCCACACCGCTCCTCCGACGCGAAACACCGCCTGCtgccactggtcccatcccctCCGCCTGTAGTTCCTCAAACGGAGCACCCAAACGCCCcaagcgacgccttcaagaagggtacgacacacacagtgccgccgccgcccaatctaAGGAGATTTAGGAATTTTCACCCGGGCATGAGGTCGGGGTGGAGGGCAGGAACCTCGATGGCGCCTGCAAGTAGGAAGACGGCGACCCTGGTCATCGCCACCGCCGGGATGAACGAGTCATCCAGAGTTTCCTCCGGTCCGATGTCACCTCTACCAGCCCCCGTGAACGCACCGAGGCCGACGACCGCGATCGTAAGCCACCAAGTGCAGTGGGAGAAAGCTTGCAGCGCGAAGGAGATCCACTGGCGACTCACCGCCCACGCGGTCAAGACGTTGTCCATGCACCCCCGCGAACGTTGCCAGCCGAGTGCGCCGTCGCCATGCCTAACAGGACCGCCGCCCCTGGTCCAGGTTCCTCCACAAAGGCCGGAGTGGTGAGATCCGCCGCAAGCGACAAGATCCGGCACCGCACGGTCGACGCCATCACCCAAGCCCGCCGTCGATCGATCCCGCTGCCGCCGGGAGCCCGCACGCTGACGGGAGTCCCACACCCATGAATCCGGACACCCATACACCGCCGCCTCCGGGATCCGCCACACCGTTAGGAGGGCCACACCTCGTGGATCAGGACGCCCGCGCCGCCGCAGATCGGAAATGAGAGAAGagaccctccgccgccgccgtcgcacgcaCGAGCTTTGCCCGGTGCCGATCATCGGCAGCGGCGGAGGGGGAGAAGGGCGCTGGAGGGATTAggcggtggcgacggcggagcCCTCCCGAGTCGCCCGCGGGAAGGCGACTCGAGAGGGATGCGGTCCTCGCTTTGACCTCGACCTCCTTTTTTCCTGTTGAAACTAAGGACTTTCAATGGTAGTACTGTCTAGCTAGCAACGTCGTCACACTAACTAGCAGTAGCAGacaggcggtcgtgtcatgtcgGAGTACTGGAAGCCTCCGCCAATTTCTCGTTATTTTCTCCATGACCGATTCAGCGAGCAAATGAACAAAACCGAGCCTGAATTTTCCAAGTGCTTCATTCGTTCTTCAGTTTAGACTAGTGGTCTCCTCTACATGCGTTTCAGCTTGACTGGAAAAATATAGAGATCAAATTAGCTGCATCTTAGGTTATCTTCTATTAGTATCCAAAAACATCTTACATAATGGGATGAAGGGAGTACAGACAATATAGTAGGAAAGAAATGTTTGCGACAATGGTGCTGCAATCGGCGGACTGGAGTCCTCGGGATGGACGACGCCGGACTTTCCGTCAACGCAGCGAGGACCAACTGTCAAGTCTCGAGTCCTCCACTCGATCGTCGCACAGAGGACCAACTAGACTCGGGACCATCCAAAAGTTCCTTAAACTAACTACTAGGTTAAGATTTGCTGCGAAATTGAGTCAAGTTAATGCCCCAAATAGGGAATAGCTTCATGGCCCAGATGTGCACTATCAAGTGGGGCTTTTAGTACGGGAGATCATCGATGGTTGTGTGGTGGACAACACTATAATGTTCTCTTTTCGTACGCGTAGCTGAGCTCCGTGTAGCGTTGACACAACCTTTCAAGCTACAAACTTCGAGCATCTCCAGCAGGGACAGGGAATCGACAATCATGGACAGTTTCCGCGTTCCGACGCCATAATCGATGCGAGTACACGTACGGTAGAGAGTAAAGGAATCTATTTCAAGTGGCACCGCGTTGCTCCAAGAGACGTGCCATCAGCTAAATACTGTTAGAATAAATAGGCTTGGCCCATTCATAAATTCTGAATCTCAAATGAACCCACGAGAAAAATGGCAAGTGTTGGTGTGGTGCTAAAGTTTAGTCCAACATTTCTAGCTGAGGAAGTGTTGGAACTTTTTATAAAGTGGGTTCTCTACATCACACTTAGTGAGGTGTCATGGGGAGGAAGATAAGGCCGCATGCATGCGTGTGCTCGCTCGTTCAAGGTTGTTTAGATGTATACGTGATTTATTCCTTATttaaaatttgaaaattcactTCTTTATTTTATTAATTTAGGATTTAGAAGAAGTAGTTTTTCTTTGATCCATATCTTATTTGATTCATATTATAGTATATGAATACCCTCTATACATATGAAATAATATCTACCGGCCTCGCCGCCGGGCTCCGGTCCGTTGTCTTGCAGGGGCGcggcttccttttgccgttttattttcggTTGTCTTGACGAACAAGTTCATTATTTCCTTGTTCGGTAAGGTTGACTTGGAAACCAAGTCGGTTTGAGATTGTGATCGTGACACGATACCGCCTCTGGTTTTACTATATATACTGTTTACCGGCCTCGGCCAAAGGCACACCGAAATCACCTAGGGCTTTGCCTCATCTTGCAACTTGCACTACCATCGTAGTCTACTCTATCCTGAACGCCGGCTTGCATCGGCGCGCGGGAGAGCAGGTATTCAGAACCGTTTCTCCTTGCGATCCCGCACCAAGAGAGGACAAattaggtttttggaaagcgctctgcgcgactactcaAGTTCGTTATCACGGGTCGTCTTCCATCCAAGTCGGACGATGCTACTCATCGCCGTCAACAACAGATCGCCACCAACGTCGTCATCAACATTGTCGCTCCTGCAACAACTAACGAGCGGTGCGTCCTTTGTGTTCTGTTCATGTCTCTCTCGGTACTTGCTACTTCGTGTGTGATGCTGCTATGCAGGTTTTGTTGTTcatctagtttgctagattatttcATCCTAGTCTCCATTCTAGTCTTGAATTATTTACTGGATTTAATCATGAACTCGCCTAATATTCCAACATTCCAAAAACCTACCTGTAagcaatttcctgagttaactatggctggattcgctgat encodes the following:
- the LOC123105826 gene encoding NAC domain-containing protein 22, yielding MAMAVAASTMEVDQDLPGFRFHPTEEELLGFYLSRVALGKKLHFDIIGTLNIYRHDPWDLPGMAKIGEREWYFFVPRDRKAGSGGRPNRTTERGFWKATGSDRAVRSTGDPKRVIGLKKTLVFYQGRAPRGSKTDWVMNEYRLPDTGAAPPSEDTVLCKVYRKATPLKELEQRAFEMEEMKQRPRGNGGAARACPVPAAGDFYLSSSDDARDNFLMPSSSSSSVALSGNSSSHDAPMVAKKEADLATVAVESTSWLPHAANAPFSLQLPAVNPPCGFELPAANHGMSNMCSLQLPAASQGVVDLPSLQLPAATNHGVFDWLQDPFLTQLRSPWQDQHCLSPYAHLLYY